Proteins encoded within one genomic window of Thermococcus celer Vu 13 = JCM 8558:
- the rgy gene encoding reverse gyrase — protein MKAIYREMCPNCFGRISDERLYLKNPCDDCLDEPVHADSYFDLVTGVRNALQLKGTLKEWERIHSLEKGLREVEDFFRKATGFTFWSAQRTWVKRLLKGRSFSIIAPTGMGKSTFGAVMAVWHATRGKKSYIVVPTTPLVIQTVKKIEAIVERAGVEVNLAYYHGNLRKREKEEMLAKIQNGDYDVLVTSAQWLARKYDEVLDGRHFDFIFVDDVDAFLKASKNIDRSLHLLGFDDEVIAKAWEIIRLKREMSRYLNGRAKDGEEKLRELNAEISKLQREIDEFKARNDIGIMIIASATGSARGDRIKLYRELLGFEVGSGRSALRNVVDTYLKPDKGIKEHVEELLARLGKGGIIFTPVDQGLSYAEELAAYLRERGFRIELVSSKNKKAIERFENGEADYLIGSATYYGSLVRGLDLPHLIRYAVFTGVPKFRFGMDLERPTIYRSLGLLSEIMDFLGDEDRKKAERLHARLRRLIRNIPQFELLKIEEALAEGLPMENAFHNHVLDVFRELVDFLRSALKDEEVLRKLAEDPFVSVKEEGGKWYIEIPDVRTYIQATGRTSRLFAGGITKGLSVLIVDNEKVFNGLVRQMRWRFTEFKMLPFEELDLDGVLREIDEDREKVRLVMEGKISSKVKDLVKSALMIVESPNKARTIANFFGRPSKTRIGDLVAYEVSIGKVMLTILASGGHMFDLVTNEGYHGVLTEERDGVMRFVPVYDTIKRCRDCGHQFVDWEEKGVCPRCGSRNVRDALENVKAMRELAQEVDEILIATDPDTEGEKIAWDIRNVLGPYAPNIKRIEFHEVTRPAILKAIEEAREVNEGRVNAQIVRRIEDRWIGFELSQELQRVFENHNLSAGRVQTPVLGWIIERYKEFTESEVYFLGLTLENGLQLTVELGKDGKNVELPEYVTVEDVRLEERELNPMPPYTTDEMLKDASTFLKLSAPETMRLAQDLFEAGLCVTPDTVVSMADGRIMSIETAVKGGEGNLLGINGLKVKNAEATEFWEINWNGPLKILKLKNGHEIKATPDHGLLVIRDGKLGWVSAKNIKPGDYVAFAYNTGHPGKEEYTLLRMLVELKITDVMVELEKEYFDSKIAPLIRERIKTSTKYKYLRNRVVPLKKLLEWGVNGYEPHVRSLYRQRTGSKRIPNFKLDENFWYIFGLVLGDGTLRGSKVLISQTPLKGVKESLEQTFPFLHVFETTNQVGFSNSILAEVFRRLGARSGELHPIIFTIPENMMNAMMAGYFDTDGTFSLLHDKRGVDLRVILTSKRGDVLKRLSVYLYRIGILNYLRENGRRGGWDLTISNRSLGAFKEKIYPHLRIRRKQFEEAYSAYRGTRKSMESDLIPVGNVIKNLGFPEGVKVKILREEGIDVWNWLKKPGNVPRDKLVRVLSYAEDGEIKEYLRSLVEANVTWVEVSEVRETRYTGKLYDFTTTTGNFIANGAVSHNCTYHRTDSTHVSNTGIEVAKEYITGELGEEYFKPRHWGEEGTHEAIRPTRPIDTGRLMQLIRDGVIQLPKNLTRNHYRLYDMIFRRFMTGQMKAAKLLMEKALINAGVGKVELEGYVEVLEDGWTKLRSPPFRQLPRLEPGARLKVVESKRWKAPKVPLYSQGDVIALMKERGIGRPSTYAKIVETLVRRYYVIETRGRKKLVPTEQGIKVYHYLISKYKDLVSEEKTRELEETMDLIEDGKADYQEVLGRLYGEIREYLG, from the coding sequence ATGAAGGCGATTTACCGCGAGATGTGCCCGAACTGCTTCGGCAGGATCTCCGACGAGAGGCTCTACCTCAAGAACCCGTGCGACGATTGCCTCGATGAACCCGTTCACGCTGATTCCTATTTTGACCTCGTCACGGGCGTTAGGAACGCCCTCCAACTTAAAGGCACCCTCAAGGAGTGGGAGAGGATACACTCCCTCGAGAAAGGATTGAGGGAGGTCGAGGACTTCTTCAGGAAGGCCACGGGCTTCACCTTCTGGAGCGCCCAGCGGACGTGGGTGAAGCGTCTACTCAAGGGGAGGAGCTTTTCCATCATAGCCCCCACCGGAATGGGCAAGAGCACCTTCGGGGCCGTCATGGCCGTCTGGCACGCCACGAGGGGGAAGAAGAGCTACATAGTCGTCCCCACGACGCCGCTCGTCATCCAGACGGTTAAGAAAATCGAGGCGATAGTTGAGAGGGCGGGCGTCGAGGTCAACCTCGCCTACTACCACGGCAACCTCCGCAAGAGGGAGAAGGAGGAGATGCTGGCGAAGATCCAGAACGGGGACTACGACGTACTCGTCACCAGCGCCCAGTGGCTCGCGAGGAAGTACGACGAGGTTCTCGACGGGAGGCACTTCGACTTCATCTTCGTCGACGACGTAGACGCCTTCCTGAAGGCCAGCAAGAACATAGACCGCTCCCTCCACCTCCTCGGCTTCGACGATGAGGTAATAGCGAAGGCCTGGGAGATAATCCGCCTGAAAAGGGAGATGAGCAGATACCTGAACGGCCGCGCCAAGGATGGGGAGGAGAAACTCAGGGAGCTGAACGCGGAGATATCGAAGCTCCAGCGGGAGATAGATGAGTTCAAGGCCAGGAACGATATAGGCATCATGATAATCGCCTCGGCGACCGGTTCCGCGAGGGGCGACAGGATAAAGCTCTACCGCGAACTCCTCGGCTTCGAGGTCGGGAGCGGCCGCTCGGCCCTCAGGAACGTCGTTGATACCTACCTAAAGCCGGATAAGGGCATAAAAGAGCACGTAGAGGAGCTCCTCGCGAGGCTCGGAAAGGGCGGGATAATCTTCACGCCCGTGGATCAGGGGTTGAGCTACGCCGAGGAGCTGGCCGCCTATCTCCGCGAGAGGGGCTTTAGGATAGAGCTCGTCAGCTCGAAGAACAAAAAGGCGATAGAGCGGTTCGAGAACGGTGAGGCCGACTACCTCATAGGTTCCGCCACCTACTACGGCTCCCTCGTCAGGGGGCTTGATCTACCTCATCTCATACGCTACGCGGTCTTCACGGGGGTTCCGAAGTTCCGCTTCGGCATGGATCTGGAGAGACCGACGATATACCGCTCCCTCGGGTTACTGAGCGAGATAATGGACTTCCTGGGCGACGAGGACAGGAAGAAAGCCGAGAGGCTCCACGCGAGGTTGAGGCGCCTCATCCGCAACATCCCGCAGTTCGAGCTTTTAAAGATCGAGGAGGCCCTCGCGGAGGGTCTCCCGATGGAGAACGCTTTCCACAACCACGTCCTCGACGTTTTCCGCGAGCTCGTCGATTTCCTCAGGAGTGCGCTCAAGGACGAGGAGGTTCTCAGGAAACTCGCCGAGGACCCCTTCGTCAGCGTGAAGGAAGAGGGTGGAAAGTGGTACATAGAGATTCCGGATGTGAGGACCTACATCCAGGCCACGGGGAGGACGAGCAGGCTCTTCGCCGGTGGAATCACCAAGGGGCTGAGCGTCCTCATAGTGGACAACGAGAAGGTCTTCAACGGCCTCGTGCGGCAGATGCGCTGGCGCTTCACGGAGTTCAAGATGCTTCCCTTCGAGGAGCTCGACCTCGACGGGGTTCTCAGGGAGATAGACGAGGACAGGGAGAAGGTCAGGCTCGTCATGGAGGGCAAGATAAGCTCGAAGGTAAAGGACCTCGTGAAGTCCGCCCTCATGATAGTAGAGAGTCCGAACAAGGCCCGGACGATAGCCAACTTCTTCGGCCGGCCCAGCAAGACGAGGATAGGGGATTTGGTCGCCTACGAGGTGAGCATAGGGAAGGTGATGCTGACGATCCTCGCCAGTGGCGGGCACATGTTCGACCTCGTGACGAACGAGGGCTACCACGGCGTCCTGACAGAGGAGAGAGACGGGGTTATGAGGTTCGTTCCCGTCTACGACACCATCAAGCGCTGTCGGGACTGCGGGCATCAGTTCGTCGACTGGGAGGAGAAGGGGGTGTGCCCGCGGTGTGGAAGCAGGAACGTCCGCGACGCCCTCGAGAACGTTAAAGCGATGCGGGAGCTCGCGCAGGAGGTCGACGAGATACTCATAGCTACCGACCCTGATACCGAGGGGGAGAAGATAGCTTGGGACATAAGGAACGTGCTCGGCCCCTACGCGCCCAACATCAAGCGTATAGAGTTCCACGAGGTCACGAGGCCCGCGATACTGAAGGCCATCGAGGAGGCGAGAGAGGTAAACGAGGGCCGCGTCAACGCCCAGATAGTGAGGCGCATAGAGGACAGGTGGATAGGCTTCGAGCTGAGCCAGGAACTCCAGAGGGTCTTCGAGAACCACAACCTCTCCGCCGGGAGGGTCCAGACGCCCGTCCTGGGCTGGATAATCGAGAGGTATAAAGAGTTCACGGAGAGCGAGGTCTACTTCCTCGGCCTGACCCTTGAGAACGGCCTCCAGTTGACGGTTGAACTCGGAAAGGACGGCAAGAACGTCGAGCTCCCCGAGTACGTGACGGTGGAGGATGTTCGGCTTGAGGAGCGAGAGCTCAATCCAATGCCCCCATACACCACCGACGAGATGCTGAAGGACGCCTCGACCTTCCTGAAGCTCTCGGCGCCGGAGACGATGAGGCTGGCTCAGGACCTGTTCGAGGCAGGTCTCTGCGTTACGCCCGATACGGTAGTTAGCATGGCCGATGGAAGGATAATGAGCATTGAGACTGCAGTTAAAGGCGGGGAAGGGAATCTCCTGGGGATCAACGGGCTAAAGGTTAAAAACGCCGAAGCGACGGAATTCTGGGAAATCAACTGGAATGGACCTTTGAAGATCCTGAAGCTCAAGAACGGTCACGAAATAAAGGCGACTCCCGACCATGGGCTCCTCGTTATCAGGGACGGAAAACTCGGATGGGTTTCCGCGAAGAACATAAAACCCGGTGACTACGTTGCCTTCGCGTACAATACGGGGCATCCCGGAAAGGAGGAGTACACCCTCCTTCGGATGCTCGTTGAACTGAAAATCACCGACGTTATGGTTGAGCTCGAGAAAGAATACTTCGATTCAAAAATCGCCCCCCTCATCAGGGAGAGGATAAAAACCAGCACCAAATATAAATACCTCCGTAACCGCGTCGTCCCTCTGAAGAAACTCCTTGAGTGGGGAGTCAATGGATACGAGCCCCACGTCCGCTCTCTCTACCGCCAGAGGACCGGAAGCAAGAGGATTCCAAACTTTAAACTTGATGAGAACTTCTGGTACATCTTTGGACTTGTCCTGGGGGACGGAACACTGAGGGGAAGCAAGGTCCTCATTTCTCAGACTCCCCTCAAAGGGGTGAAGGAGAGCCTCGAGCAAACGTTTCCTTTCCTTCACGTCTTCGAGACTACGAACCAGGTGGGCTTTTCAAACTCAATTTTGGCGGAAGTTTTCAGGCGTCTCGGGGCCCGTTCCGGTGAACTCCATCCGATTATCTTCACGATCCCCGAGAACATGATGAACGCCATGATGGCAGGCTACTTCGATACGGACGGAACGTTCTCCCTGCTACACGATAAAAGAGGCGTTGACCTCAGGGTGATTCTCACCTCAAAGCGAGGGGACGTTCTCAAAAGACTAAGCGTTTACCTGTATCGTATAGGTATCCTCAACTACCTGAGAGAGAACGGGAGAAGAGGTGGCTGGGATCTCACGATAAGCAACCGCAGTCTTGGAGCCTTTAAGGAAAAGATATACCCCCACCTAAGAATAAGACGGAAGCAGTTTGAGGAAGCTTACTCCGCATACAGGGGAACGAGGAAGTCCATGGAGTCAGACCTCATACCCGTCGGGAACGTTATCAAAAACCTTGGATTCCCCGAAGGGGTCAAGGTCAAAATACTTAGGGAGGAGGGCATAGACGTCTGGAACTGGTTGAAAAAGCCCGGAAATGTTCCCCGGGATAAACTCGTGAGGGTTCTAAGTTACGCGGAAGACGGAGAGATCAAGGAATATCTGCGCTCACTCGTTGAGGCCAACGTAACCTGGGTTGAGGTCTCCGAGGTGAGGGAAACTCGTTACACCGGCAAGCTCTACGATTTCACAACCACAACCGGGAACTTCATAGCAAACGGCGCCGTGTCCCATAACTGCACGTATCACCGCACCGACAGCACGCACGTCAGCAACACCGGAATAGAGGTAGCCAAGGAGTACATCACCGGGGAACTCGGCGAGGAGTACTTCAAACCGCGCCACTGGGGGGAGGAGGGAACCCACGAGGCCATAAGGCCAACGCGGCCGATAGATACCGGGAGACTGATGCAGTTGATCCGTGACGGCGTTATCCAGCTCCCCAAGAACCTCACCAGGAACCACTACCGCCTCTACGACATGATATTCCGCCGCTTCATGACGGGCCAGATGAAGGCGGCGAAGCTCCTCATGGAGAAGGCCCTCATCAACGCGGGAGTCGGGAAGGTTGAACTCGAGGGGTACGTTGAGGTTCTTGAGGACGGGTGGACGAAGCTCCGCTCCCCGCCCTTCAGGCAACTACCGAGGCTCGAACCCGGAGCGAGGTTGAAGGTCGTCGAGTCCAAGAGGTGGAAGGCGCCCAAGGTCCCGCTCTACAGTCAGGGAGATGTCATAGCCCTGATGAAGGAGCGGGGGATAGGAAGGCCCTCGACCTACGCGAAGATAGTCGAGACGCTCGTGAGGCGGTACTACGTCATCGAGACCCGCGGACGGAAGAAGCTCGTACCGACAGAGCAGGGCATCAAGGTCTACCACTACCTCATAAGCAAATATAAAGACCTCGTCAGCGAGGAGAAGACGAGGGAGCTCGAGGAGACCATGGACCTCATCGAGGACGGGAAGGCCGATTACCAGGAGGTTCTGGGAAGGCTCTACGGGGAGATAAGGGAATACCTGGGGTGA
- a CDS encoding SWIM zinc finger family protein, translating into MDEKTLKKGERYYRAGKVLWVVKHGNRLFSKVLGTYPYYVELDLSTGENSCTCPLGGDCKHVAAVRTAYEKGFYFESFDRHAELFPESVAMEFLAEVPDLALDVTLKELRFSLSTDESGSEVARLFRRALKLVEKTGRMEALHVLEEVLEEYRHVFSDYELSARLEDELRELEATLQKPL; encoded by the coding sequence ATGGACGAGAAGACCCTCAAAAAGGGGGAGCGCTATTACAGGGCGGGAAAGGTTCTCTGGGTAGTCAAACATGGAAACAGGCTCTTCTCCAAGGTTCTGGGCACGTATCCGTACTACGTCGAGCTCGACCTCTCAACAGGTGAGAACAGCTGTACCTGCCCGCTCGGTGGAGACTGCAAGCATGTGGCCGCCGTGAGGACGGCATACGAGAAGGGGTTCTACTTCGAGAGCTTCGACAGGCACGCGGAGCTCTTCCCCGAGTCGGTCGCCATGGAGTTTCTGGCTGAAGTGCCCGATCTGGCGCTCGACGTTACGTTAAAGGAGCTGAGGTTCTCCCTCAGTACGGACGAGAGCGGAAGCGAGGTCGCCAGGCTGTTCAGAAGGGCCCTGAAGCTCGTGGAAAAGACGGGCAGGATGGAGGCCCTCCACGTCCTTGAGGAGGTCCTCGAGGAGTACAGACACGTCTTCAGCGACTACGAGCTCTCGGCGAGGCTCGAGGACGAGCTGAGGGAGCTCGAGGCGACCCTCCAAAAACCCTTATAA
- a CDS encoding DUF4139 domain-containing protein, translating to MAVKKKILAGIAGVLIVILAVFSFHTGEASRSETTVVLYNSAKIGVVERVMSFELKEGMNDVPLNELAGLNIAEVTLRPLDPGVEVLGVFSRGQGGDVYSSNIGSEVEVKLRSGETVMGRFLGFKNGNIAIEGDGYYLINPGEVAYFKAKNLEGKASVYAVLQAGKAGKYNVSVTYRVANMSWESRYKLYVGDNATLYGYIVLNNPTAQEFRDAKVLLVAGDVQLYQNLPQPRVLYSIAEKGAESVNAGGPEKVEAFYLYKLGIADINPASTMMYPYINFEAPFKREYLYESWPYGGEGPVYESISFKTEKVLPAGIVEVYRKTDDGALLIGERVIDHTPKGDTLRIGIGRDYDLQGSTTVLQEKHGDHYAYYKIKVTIENLGNESRTVIVRHHKLGRILSSSVEPIDETQGYVEFRVTVNPGEKKEIVFDYENRY from the coding sequence ATGGCTGTGAAGAAGAAAATCCTCGCGGGTATCGCGGGAGTCTTGATAGTGATTCTGGCGGTTTTTTCCTTCCATACGGGTGAGGCCTCGCGGAGCGAAACAACGGTGGTCCTCTACAACTCCGCCAAGATAGGGGTCGTTGAGAGGGTCATGAGCTTTGAGCTCAAGGAGGGCATGAACGACGTTCCCCTCAACGAGCTCGCAGGGCTCAACATCGCCGAGGTTACCCTCAGGCCGCTCGACCCCGGAGTTGAGGTCCTCGGGGTCTTCAGCAGGGGCCAGGGGGGAGACGTTTACTCCTCGAACATCGGAAGCGAGGTCGAGGTCAAGCTGAGGAGCGGCGAAACGGTGATGGGCAGGTTCCTCGGCTTCAAGAACGGGAACATCGCGATAGAGGGGGACGGCTACTACCTCATCAACCCGGGCGAGGTGGCCTACTTCAAGGCCAAGAACCTCGAGGGAAAGGCGAGCGTTTACGCTGTTCTCCAGGCCGGGAAGGCCGGGAAGTACAACGTGAGCGTAACCTACCGCGTCGCGAACATGAGCTGGGAAAGCAGGTACAAGCTCTACGTCGGCGACAACGCGACCCTCTACGGCTACATAGTCCTCAACAACCCCACGGCCCAGGAGTTCAGGGACGCGAAGGTTCTCCTGGTCGCGGGCGACGTCCAGCTGTACCAGAATCTGCCCCAGCCGAGGGTTCTCTACAGCATCGCGGAGAAGGGAGCCGAGAGCGTCAACGCTGGTGGGCCGGAGAAGGTGGAGGCGTTCTACCTCTACAAGCTTGGAATAGCGGACATCAACCCGGCGAGCACGATGATGTACCCGTACATAAACTTCGAGGCGCCCTTCAAGAGGGAGTACCTCTACGAGAGCTGGCCATACGGCGGAGAGGGGCCCGTCTACGAGTCGATATCCTTTAAGACCGAGAAGGTTCTTCCGGCAGGAATCGTCGAGGTTTACAGGAAAACGGACGACGGGGCGCTCCTCATCGGTGAGCGGGTTATAGACCACACCCCCAAGGGTGATACGCTGAGGATAGGCATCGGCAGGGACTACGACCTCCAGGGAAGCACCACCGTTCTCCAGGAGAAACACGGCGACCATTACGCCTACTACAAGATCAAAGTAACCATCGAGAACCTCGGAAACGAGAGCAGGACGGTCATCGTCAGACACCACAAGTTGGGGAGGATCCTGAGCTCGAGCGTCGAACCCATCGACGAGACCCAGGGGTACGTCGAGTTCAGGGTCACGGTCAACCCGGGAGAAAAGAAGGAGATAGTCTTCGACTACGAGAACCGCTATTAG
- a CDS encoding acetate--CoA ligase family protein — protein sequence MDRIEKAKEIIEKAKAENRPLVEPEAKEILKLYGVPVPEFKVATNEEEAVKFAREIGYPVVMKIVSPQIIHKSDAGGVKVNIKSDEEAREAFRTIMENARNYKPDADLWGVIVYRMLPLGKEVIVGMIRDPQFGPAIMFGLGGIFVEILKDVSFRVAPITREEALDMIKEIKAYPILAGARGEKPVDIEALADIIVKVGELALELPEIKELDINPIFAYEDSAVAVDARMLL from the coding sequence ATGGACAGGATTGAGAAGGCTAAGGAGATCATCGAGAAGGCCAAGGCCGAGAACAGGCCGCTGGTCGAGCCCGAAGCCAAGGAGATACTCAAGCTCTACGGCGTCCCGGTTCCGGAGTTCAAGGTCGCGACCAACGAGGAGGAGGCCGTGAAGTTCGCCCGGGAGATAGGCTACCCGGTCGTCATGAAGATAGTCTCCCCGCAGATAATCCACAAGAGCGACGCCGGCGGTGTCAAGGTCAACATCAAGAGCGACGAGGAGGCGAGGGAAGCCTTCAGGACCATTATGGAGAATGCCAGAAACTACAAGCCCGACGCGGACCTCTGGGGCGTCATAGTCTACAGGATGCTCCCGCTCGGCAAGGAGGTCATAGTCGGTATGATACGCGACCCGCAGTTCGGTCCGGCCATCATGTTCGGCCTCGGTGGAATCTTCGTCGAGATACTCAAGGACGTCTCCTTCAGGGTCGCCCCGATAACGAGGGAGGAAGCCCTCGACATGATAAAGGAGATAAAGGCTTATCCGATTTTAGCGGGGGCGCGCGGCGAGAAGCCCGTTGACATCGAGGCCCTGGCGGACATCATCGTCAAGGTCGGTGAGCTGGCCCTCGAGCTTCCGGAGATAAAGGAGCTCGACATCAACCCGATCTTCGCCTACGAGGACTCCGCGGTCGCCGTCGACGCGAGGATGCTCCTCTGA
- the pdo gene encoding protein disulfide oxidoreductase: MGLISDSDKKVIKEEFFSKLTNPVKIIGFTGKDHCQYCDQLKQLMKELSELSDKLTYEFHDFDTEEGRKIAERYRIDNAPAVTITQDGKDMGVRFFGLPAGHEFGAFLEDIVDVSNARTDLMPESKEELAKIDRDVRILVFVTPTCPYCPLAVRMAHKFAIENTNAGKGRILGDMVEAIEYPEWADRYSVMAVPKIVIQVDGEDRVQFEGAYPEKMFMEKLLAALE; this comes from the coding sequence ATGGGACTGATTAGCGACTCCGATAAGAAGGTCATAAAGGAGGAGTTCTTCTCCAAGCTGACGAACCCCGTCAAGATCATCGGGTTCACGGGAAAGGATCACTGCCAGTACTGCGACCAGCTCAAGCAACTCATGAAGGAGCTCAGCGAGCTCAGCGACAAGCTCACCTACGAGTTCCACGACTTCGACACCGAGGAGGGCAGGAAGATAGCGGAAAGGTACAGGATAGACAACGCCCCGGCCGTCACCATAACCCAGGACGGAAAGGACATGGGCGTCAGGTTCTTCGGCCTCCCCGCCGGACACGAGTTCGGGGCCTTCCTCGAGGACATAGTCGACGTCAGCAACGCCCGGACCGACCTCATGCCGGAGAGCAAGGAGGAGCTCGCCAAGATCGACAGGGACGTCAGGATACTCGTCTTCGTGACCCCCACCTGCCCCTACTGCCCGCTCGCCGTCAGGATGGCCCACAAGTTCGCTATCGAGAACACCAACGCCGGCAAGGGCAGGATACTCGGCGACATGGTCGAGGCCATCGAATACCCGGAGTGGGCCGACAGGTACAGCGTCATGGCCGTGCCAAAGATCGTCATACAGGTGGACGGCGAGGACAGGGTGCAGTTCGAGGGAGCCTACCCCGAGAAGATGTTCATGGAGAAGCTCCTCGCGGCCCTCGAGTGA
- the surR gene encoding sulfur metabolism transcriptional regulator SurR: MDEPDIFYILGNRVRRDLLSHLTCTECYFSFLSSKVSVSSTAVAKHLKIMEREGILKSYEREGPFIGPARKYYNIAISNTYVATVTPNIFWYRGLDIGEGPSEKLERVEIDLTRIPVDGGSLLQMVNSFLELTSELEKILGALQAVESRRDRLMKRIKERYLAEIGDMTQLAILHYLLLYGEATIDELSDRLNLKEREVLVKAQELDRFVPLTIKEGLIKIDGEKLKQKLGGVKYGGEDKGRG; this comes from the coding sequence ATGGATGAACCCGACATTTTCTACATCCTCGGGAACAGAGTGAGGCGCGACCTGCTGAGCCACCTCACCTGCACCGAGTGCTACTTCAGCTTCCTCAGCAGCAAGGTTAGCGTGTCCTCAACGGCCGTGGCGAAGCACCTTAAAATCATGGAGCGCGAGGGCATACTGAAGTCCTACGAGAGGGAGGGACCCTTCATCGGCCCCGCGAGGAAGTACTATAACATAGCCATCTCGAATACCTACGTCGCAACGGTAACGCCGAACATCTTCTGGTACAGGGGGCTCGATATCGGCGAGGGCCCCTCCGAAAAGCTTGAACGCGTGGAAATCGACCTGACACGGATACCGGTAGATGGCGGGAGTCTCCTCCAGATGGTGAATTCTTTCCTGGAGCTGACGTCAGAGCTCGAGAAGATACTCGGGGCTCTTCAGGCGGTTGAAAGCCGGCGCGACAGGCTCATGAAAAGGATCAAGGAGCGCTACCTCGCGGAAATAGGCGACATGACCCAGCTGGCGATACTGCACTACCTCCTTCTCTACGGCGAGGCCACGATCGACGAGCTGAGCGACAGGCTTAACCTCAAGGAGAGGGAGGTTCTCGTGAAGGCCCAGGAGCTGGACAGGTTCGTACCGTTAACGATAAAAGAGGGGTTAATTAAAATCGACGGAGAAAAACTGAAACAAAAGCTTGGCGGTGTCAAATATGGCGGAGAAGATAAGGGTCGTGGTTAA
- a CDS encoding DUF362 domain-containing protein produces MAEKIRVVVNEDKCYLCGGCAGVCPTLAIEVHSSGWEFFQDKCIGCRICINACPVGALSAKPLEVKE; encoded by the coding sequence ATGGCGGAGAAGATAAGGGTCGTGGTTAACGAAGATAAGTGCTACCTCTGCGGCGGCTGCGCGGGCGTCTGCCCAACGCTCGCCATCGAGGTCCACTCAAGCGGATGGGAGTTCTTCCAGGATAAATGCATAGGCTGCAGGATATGCATCAACGCCTGTCCGGTCGGAGCGCTCAGCGCCAAGCCGCTGGAGGTGAAAGAATGA
- a CDS encoding geranylgeranyl reductase family protein, with protein MKYDVVVVGAGIAGPIVARNVARAGFSVLLIDKKPAIGAPKQCAEGISIKVFDKYDIPYDRRYINREIYGAKLYSPSGHELELRYKEVSGVILERKVFDKMLAYYAAKAGADVLARTEATDVIRRDGRIAGIRAKHEDEPVEIRADIIVAADGVESTIARKAGINTYAPPHEFDSSYEYEMLIEGYDPDLIHLWFGNEIAPRGYVWVFPKDEDRANVGIGINSDNPETAKYYLDKWLRDNNIPARKLLEVNVGVVPVGGFVRELAKDNVVVVGDAARQVNPMHGGGMAEAMEAGTIASKWIVRALEEENLSLLQNYTKEWWETDGKRLEKVLKVRKVTEKLTDEDLDLFIQVLSGADAEKIAGGDYVEVIKALLKHPKVILSPRRIKLLKQLI; from the coding sequence ATGAAATACGACGTCGTTGTCGTCGGCGCCGGAATCGCCGGCCCCATAGTTGCGAGGAACGTTGCCAGAGCCGGTTTCTCGGTTCTGCTCATCGATAAAAAGCCCGCCATAGGCGCACCGAAGCAGTGCGCCGAGGGGATAAGCATCAAGGTCTTCGACAAGTACGACATCCCCTACGACAGACGCTACATCAACCGCGAGATCTACGGGGCGAAGCTCTACTCGCCGAGCGGCCACGAGCTCGAGCTCCGCTATAAAGAGGTCAGCGGGGTCATCCTCGAGAGGAAGGTCTTCGACAAGATGCTCGCCTACTACGCCGCGAAGGCCGGTGCCGACGTCCTCGCCAGAACCGAGGCGACGGACGTCATAAGGAGGGACGGAAGGATAGCCGGGATCAGGGCCAAGCACGAGGACGAGCCCGTCGAGATACGCGCGGATATCATAGTCGCGGCCGACGGTGTGGAGAGCACCATCGCGAGGAAGGCCGGCATAAACACCTACGCCCCGCCGCACGAGTTCGACTCCTCCTACGAGTACGAGATGCTCATCGAGGGCTACGACCCGGATCTAATCCACCTCTGGTTCGGCAACGAGATAGCGCCGAGGGGCTACGTCTGGGTCTTCCCGAAGGACGAGGACAGGGCCAACGTCGGGATAGGCATAAACTCCGACAACCCTGAAACTGCTAAGTACTACCTCGACAAGTGGTTGAGGGACAACAACATCCCCGCCAGGAAGCTCCTCGAGGTAAACGTCGGCGTCGTTCCGGTCGGCGGTTTCGTCAGGGAGCTGGCGAAGGACAACGTTGTAGTGGTCGGCGACGCCGCGAGACAGGTCAACCCGATGCACGGTGGTGGTATGGCCGAGGCCATGGAAGCGGGAACCATAGCGAGCAAGTGGATAGTTAGGGCCCTCGAGGAGGAGAACCTCTCCCTGCTCCAGAACTACACGAAGGAGTGGTGGGAGACGGACGGAAAGCGGCTCGAGAAGGTTCTCAAGGTCAGGAAGGTAACTGAAAAGCTCACGGACGAGGACCTCGACCTCTTCATCCAGGTTCTCAGTGGCGCCGACGCCGAGAAGATAGCGGGCGGCGACTACGTGGAGGTCATCAAGGCCCTCCTGAAGCACCCGAAGGTCATACTGAGCCCCAGGAGGATAAAGCTCCTGAAACAGCTGATTTGA